In a genomic window of Melopsittacus undulatus isolate bMelUnd1 chromosome 1, bMelUnd1.mat.Z, whole genome shotgun sequence:
- the FKBP14 gene encoding peptidyl-prolyl cis-trans isomerase FKBP14 → MAALLRALLLGAVLRCAAAALIPAADVKVEVLQKPFICHRRTKWGDMMLVHYEGYLERDGSMFHSTHKHNNGQPMWFTLGIREAIKGWDKGLKDMCVGEKRKLTIPPALAYGKEGKGKIPPESTLIFNIDLLEIRNGPRSHESFQEMDLNDDWKLSKQEVKIYLKKEFERHGAVVNDTQHDALVEDIFDKEDEDSDGFISAREFTYKHDEL, encoded by the exons ATGGCGGCGCTGCTGCGGGCCCTACTGCTGGGCGCGGTGCTGCGCTGCGCGGCCGCGGCGCTGATCCCTGCGGCTGACGTGAAGGTGGAGGTGCTGCAGAAGCCGTTCATCTGCCACAGGAGGACCAAGTGGGGGGACATGATGCTGGTTCACTACGAGGGCTACTTGGAGAGGGATGGATCCATGTTTCACTCCAC tCATAAGCATAACAATGGGCAACCTATGTGGTTTACACTTGGCATAAGGGAAGCTATCAAAGGCTGGGACAAAGGTTTGAAGGACATGTGTGTGGGAGAGAAGCGGAAGCTAACTATTCCACCAGCCCTTGCTTatgggaaagaagggaaag GAAAAATTCCACCTGAGAGTACACTGATTTTCAACATTGACCTTCTAGAAATTAGGAATGGACCACGATCCCATGAGTCATTCCAAGAGATGGATCTTAATGATGACTGGAAACTGTCCAAGCAAGAG GTGAAAATTTACTTGAAGAAAGAATTTGAGAGGCATGGAGCAGTGGTCAATGACACCCAGCATGATGCTTTGGTTGAAGACATATTTgataaagaagatgaagacagTGATGGGTTTATATCTGCAAGGGAATTCACATACAAGCATGATGAGCTGTAG